The genomic DNA GGCGCGGCACGTCCACGCCCTCGGACACCATGCGCACCGCGACCATCCATGGATCGGTGCTGGCCGAGAACTCGCTGATGCGGTCCGAGGAGGTGGGGTCGTCGGACAGCACCAGCGCGGGCCGCGTGCCCGAAATGTGTTCCAGCAGTTCGGCGTAGTCGCGCGCCTTCTCCTGATCGGTGGCGATGACCAGGCCGCCCGCGTCGGGCATGCCGGTGGCGCGCAGCTGGCGCAGGCGGGTGTCGGCGGCGGCGAGCACCTTCGACATCCAGTCGCCCGCGGGATCGAGCGCGGTGCGCCACGCGCGGGCGGTCTGTTCCACGCTGAGCGGCTCGCCCAGCCGCGCCGAGTACTCCTCGCCCGCGCTGTCGCGCCAGTGCGCCTCGCCGGAGTAGGCCAGGAATACCACCGGCCGCACCACGCCGTCGGCCAGCGCCTCGGAGTAGCCGTAGGCGTAGTCGGCGCGCGAGCGCGGGAAGCCGGACTCGTCGGGCTCGTAACTGATGAACGGGATCTGCGAATCGTCGCTGCGGAACGGGGTACCGGTCAGCGCGAGGCGGCGGGTGGCGTCGCCGAACGCCTCCGCGGTGGCCTCGCCCCAGCTCTTGGCGTCGCCCGCGTGGTGGATCTCGTCGAGAACGACCAGGGTGCGCCGGTTTTCGGTGCGCACCCGATGCTTGTACGGATGCGAGGCCACCTGCGCGTAGGTGACGACCACCCCGTGGTAGTCGCCGGAGGTGGCGCCGGTGGTGTTGGAGAAGTTGGAGTCCAGCGCGATGCCCATCCGAGCGGCCGAGGCCGCCCACTGATGCTTGAGGTGCTCGGTGGGCGCCACCACCGTGATCTGGTCGACGGTGCGGTCGGTGAGCAGCTCGGAGGCCAGGCGCAGCGCGAACGTGGTCTTACCGGCGCCCGGCGTCGCGACCGCGAGGAAGTCGCGAGGCTTCGTCGTCAGGTATTTGGTGAGAGCCCTGCGCTGCCATGCACGTAACGAACCGCCACCACCCGAAGTCACTCCAGAGAGATTAGCGACCGCCACCGACAGCTGCCCAATCCCACGCGGTGCGCCGCGCCGAGGATCACACCACACGCGACACGGATATCGCCGTTCGGCAATCGCACCGCTGGTGAGTGATGCTGTAGGCACGATGAACGCGCACGACAGACCTCCGGCCCGTACCGCAGCCGGGCGCGGTGCCGCCATTGCCGGGCGTGTCGCGCGGCGGCTGCGGGAACTGGTGACACGGGTGGCGGTCAAGGCGTGGGACGACTCGATCTTCGCCGAGTCGGCGGCGGCCGCGTTCTGGCAGACGCTGTCGCTGGCCCCGCTGCTGCTGGGGCTGCTGGGCAGTCTCGGCTATGTCGGCGGGTGGTTCGGACCGGACACCGTGCACATCGTGGAATCCAAGATCATCAGCTTCAGCCGGAACCTGTTCAGCTCGAACGTGGTCGACGACCTGATCGCGCCGACGGTCACCGACGTGCTCCAGCGCGGGCGCGGCGCCGTGGTGTCGGTGGGCTTCGTGCTGTCGCTGTGGGCCGGATCCTCGGCGATGGCGACCTTCGTCGACGCGATCGTGGCCGCCCACGGTCAGCAGGACGCGCGACATCCGGTGTGGCAGCGCATCTTCGCGCTCCTGCTGTACGTGCTGTTCCTGGTGGTATCGGTCTTCGTGCTGCCCCTGGTGGCGCTGGGACCGACGCTGATCGGCCGGGTGCTGCCGGAGATGTGGCGCGAGCCCGGACTGCGTTTCATCGACACGTTCTACTACCCCGGCACCGGCCTGCTACTGATCGTCGGCCTCACCACGCTGTACAAACTCGCCCTGCACCGCTCCCTCCCGTGGCACCGCCTCTTCGGCGGCGCACTGGTGGCGGGCGTGTTCTTCATGACCGCCAGCGACGGCCTCCGCCGCTACCTGACCTGGGTAGCCCGAACCGGCATCAGCTACGGCGCCCTGGCAACCCCGATCGCCTTCCTGCTGTTCACCTTCTTCCTGGCCTTCGCGGTAATCCTCGGCGCGGAGTTCAACGCGACCGTGCAGGAACTCTGGCCCGCCCGGGTCACCCGGTGGGAACTGATCCGCCGCCGGGTGTTACGGCGGATGCGGGGGGTGGATCCCGAATCGACCGCTCTCGCCGAGAAGTCAATCGAGGGTCTTGATGGTCAGCGAGGGTGAGGCGGCGATCTGCTCTTCGGTGAATCTGTCCGTGAGCCATCGACCGGCCGAGAACAATTCGGTTTGATCCGCGTAGTGCGGGGAGGTCGGGTCGCTCGATTGGGAATAGGTCATCACCGTGGACACCACCGGAGGGCCGTCGCCGATGAAGTGAACGACATCGATGAAGCTCGAACCGAACGTCACGTCGGGGTTGCCGTGCTCGTCGTTGTCGGTCGCGATCACGTTCAGCACACCCAGCTCACCGGGGCCGCCGGGGCCGAAACCGGAGCGCCTTCGAGTTCGATCCGCGGGAGCGCTAGTCCTTCTTCATCATCTCGTAGATCCGCTTGCAGTCCGGGCAGACCGGGGAGCCGGGCTTGGCGGAGCGGGTGACCGGGAAGACCTCGCCGCAGAGGGCTACTACGTGGGTGCCCATGACGGCGCTTTCGGCGATCTTGTCCTTCTTCACGTAGTGGAAGAACTTGGGGACGTCGCTGTCGGTGGTCTCGTCGGTGGTGGTGTCGGGGCGAACGAGGGTATCGGTGCTCACCCGTTCCATGATGCCACCGCGTGTGCATTCGATCTTCGACAGTGCCAGACTCGGGGGTATGCAGCGTGACGGCGACTCCTCCGAGGCCGAGCCCCGCGACGAGGTCCGCGACGGTGGTGAGCGCCCCGAGTTCGAGAGGCGTCCGCCCGGTTCGGTTCCCCGTCCGCCCCGCCCGGCCGAGGGTTTCTTCCCCGGTGAGCAGAAGCATCCGGCTCTGATCACCGAGGCCGCGCCGTCGCTGGAACAGCAGCATCGCGACCGCGTGAAGCGGTATTCGATCCTGATGGGATTCCGCATCCCCTGCCTGGTCCTGGCCGCGGTGGCCTACAGCCTGTGGGGCAACTGGGTCATCTCGCTGGCCATCATCGGCGTGTCCATTCCGCTGCCGTGGATCGCGGTGCTCATCGCCAACGACCGCCCGCCCCGGCGCAAGGACGAACCCAGTCGCTGGGACGAGCGGCGGGCCGCCAAGGCGCTCGAATCAGGCCATCACCGCGCCATCGACGGCTGAGCGCGACCGCACCCGGATCAGCCCGGACATCACCGCCGCCAGCGCGCACAGCCCGCCCGCGATGTACCAGGCCAGGTCGTAGCTGCCCTGCATATCGCGGATGACGCCCGCGCCGGTGGCCGCGAGGGCGGCGCCGATCTGGTGGGAGGCGAACACCCAGCCGAAGGCCACCGGGCCGTCGTCGCCGAAGTGCCTGCGGCACAGCGCGACCGTGGGCGGCACGGTGGCGATCCAGTCCAGGCCGTAGAAGATGATGAACACCCACATGCTGGGCCGGGTATCGGCCGCGAACAGCGACGGCAGGATCAGCAGCGATAGCCCGCGCAGCGTGTAGTAGCCGACCAGCAGGAACCGGGAGTCGAGGCGGTCGGTGAGCCAGCCCGAGGCGACCGTGCCCGCCACATCGAAGATGCCGACCGTGGCCAGCAGCCCGGCCGCGGTGGTGGGCGGCATGCCGTGATCGTGGGCGGCGCTCACGAAATGCGTACCGACCAGGCCGTTGGTGGTGGCCCCGCACACCATGAATCCGCCTGCCAGCAGCCAGAACTGGGGCGTGCGCACCACCCGCGCGAGCACCGTCACCGCCCGGGCCGCGCCGCCGCGCGCCACCGTGCGCACGCCGACCGTGCTGCCCGGTTCGGCGCCGTAGGCGCGCACCCCGGCATCGCTGGGGAAATCGCGGATGAACAGCAGCACCAGCGGCACCACCGCCAGCGCCGTGGCCGCCACCACCAGCGACGGCACCCGCCACCCGTGTGCCTGCGCCAGCGCCGAGATCAGCGGCAGGAACACCAGCTGACCGGTGGCCCCGGCCGCGGTGAGCACGCCGGTCACCAGGCCGCGGTGCCGCACGAACCAGCGTCCGGTGATGGTGGCCACGAACGGCATCGACATCGAGCCCACGCCCACGCCGACCAGCAGCCCCCAGGTGGCCATCAGCTGCCACGGCCGGGTCATGAACACGGTCAGCCCGGCCCCGGCGGCCACCAGGACCAGTGCGCACGCGACCACCCGGCGGATACCGAAGCGATCCATCAGCGCCGCAGCGAACGGCGAAATCACCCCGTACAGCAGCATATTCAGCGATACCGCCGCGCCGATGGTCCCATGCGACCAGCCGAATTCGGCATGCAGCGGATCCATCAGCACGCTGGGCACCGACCGGAACCCGCCCGCCCCGATCAGCGCGATAAAGCCGACCACGGCGACGTACCAGGCCGGATGTACGCGCGGCGCGGCAACGACGACGGATTCCCTTGGCGGAGAGGGGTCTTGCAATTCGGTCACCCTGGGGATCGTGCAGGAAATCCGGTTGCCGGACGAGTGGCCTGAATGCCACAATCCGTCAAGATCTGGCCAACCCGTTGGAGGACAGCATGATCCGCTGGAACTGGGCATTCCTCGACCGCCCGGTCGATCGATTCGACGAGGCGTTCGCCTTCTGGGCCACCGTGACCGGCAGCAGGCCCTCCGAGCGGACGGGCCGCAACAGCGAATTCGCGGAGTTGATTCCGGCGCAGGGCGATTCGTATCTGCGCGCGCAGGCGGTAGGCGACGCCGGGGGCGCGCACCCGGACTTCGATGTCGACGATCTCGACGCCGCCCGCGCCCGAGCCCTGGCGCTCGGCGCGACCACGCTGTCCGACCACGACGGCTGGTCGGCGTTCCGTTCACCGCAGGGCCAGGCGTTCTGCCTGACCACCGAGGACGGCACGCGGATACCGGAGCCGACCGTCGGCCCCGGCGGCGTCCGCAGCCGCCTCGACCAGATCTGCCTCGATATCGGCCGGGACGGCTACGCCGACGAGATCCGGTTCTGGGCCGAGCTCACCAGCTGGCAGCTGCAATCGGCCACGCTGGCGGAATTCACCCGGCTGGTGCCGCCGCGCCGCATGCCGGTGCGAATCCTGTTGCAGCGCTTGGACGAGAATCGTCCGGCCGCCGCCCACGTCGACATGGCGTGCTCGGATCGCGAGGCCGTCGCCGCCTGGCACGAATCGCTGGGCGCGCGGCGGATCTCCCAGGGCGCGCACTGGACGGTCATGAACGACCCGGCGGGCGGCGTGTACTGCCTCACCGGCCGCGACCCGGACACGGGCCGCGCATGACCGAGACACCGCACCGCGTGGCGGTCCTGGCGCTGGCACCGGTCGTCGGTTTCGATCTCACGATTCCACCCACCGTGCTGGGCGAGGCGTACTCGGCCGACGGCGAACCCCTCTACGAGGTGACCGTCTGCGGCCTGGACACCGCGCCCGTCCCGGCGACGAAGGGCTACGCCATCGTCCCGGCCGCGGGGCCGGAGGCGCTGGCCACCGCCGACACGGTGATCGTGCCCGGCACCACCATGCCCGAGCCCCGCTACCGGGGCACGCTGCCCCCGCGGCTGGCCGAGGCGCTGGCCACCATCCGGCCGCAGGCCCGCATCGTGTCCATCTGCACCGGCGCGTTCGTGCTGGGCGCGGCGGGCCTGCTCGACGACCGCCGCGCGACCACGCACTGGTGGCACGCCGACGATTTCCGCAGGCTGTATCCGCGGGTGCGGCTGGACGAGAACATGCTGTTCGTGGAGGACGGAAACATCTGCACCGCAGCGGGTCTGGCCGCCGGGGTCGATCTGTGCCTGCACCTGCTGCGCACCGACCACGGCAGCGGCGTGGCCAATCGGGCGGCCCGCTACTGCGTGGTGCCGCCCTGGCGCGAGGGCGGCCAGTCCCAGTTCATCGACCGGCAGGTGCCCGAGATCGGCTCCGACGGCACCGCGCCCACCCGGGCCTGGGCGCTGCAGCACCTGGACCGCGATCTCGACCTGGCCGCGCTGTCGGCGCACGCCCGCATGAGCGTGCGCACCTTCACCCGGCGGTTCAAGGCCGAGACCGGTGTGGCGCCCGGCGCCTGGCTGCTGCAACAGCGGTTGCGGCACGCCCGCCAACTGCTGGAGGCCACCGAGCTGCCCATCGACGAGGTCGCCCGCGCCGCCGGGCTGGGCACCGCCAGCTCGCTGCGCCACCACATGCGCGCCGAACTGGGTGTGCCACCGCTGGCCTACCGCAAGACCTTCCGCGCCGCGGCGTCGTGATTCGGCCCCGCTACCGAATGCCCGGCGATTGCGGTGGCAGAGTTCGCAGCTATGCCGACGAATGAGACGACCACCGCGTCCGAGCTCGCCGCACTGGCCCCGCAGCTGCGCGCCGCGCTGACCCGCGCCCGCTACGACGCCGACACCCTGCTCGCCGCGCTCGGCGACGACGCGCACGCCGCCCTCGGCCGGTCCGAACCGGTCCCGGTGCGCCGCGCCGTGCGTGACGCCGGGGAGCTGGGCACGCTGGTCCGGCTGCTGCTGCTCGGCGACGCTCTCCCCGAACGCGAGGTCGCCGCGGCGCTGGCCCCGCTCGACCTGGACCGCGCGGTTGCCGCCGGTCTGCTCGACCGCGACGGCGACCGGGTGCGGGCCGCGCTCGATCTGCGCCCGCTCGATCTGGGCGCGGGCACCCGCTGGGCGCTCTCGGACCTGGACGACTCGATGACCCGGCGATCGCTGACCACCGAGCACGTGCTCGGCGTCGGCCACGCGTCGCTGTCGCTGCTGCGCGCGACCCCGACCCGGCCGGTCGGCTCGGTACTGGACCTGGGCACCGGCTGCGGCATCCAGGCCGTGCACGCGGCGGCCTACGCGAACACCGTGACCGGCACCGACGTCAACCGGCGGGCGCTGTGGCTGGCCGAGGCCACCGCCGCGCTCAACGGCCTCGACCTCGAACTGCTGGCGGGCTCCTGGTTCGAACCCGTCGCGGGCCGCCGCTTCGACCAGGTGGTCGCCAATCCGCCGTTCGTGGTCGGCCCGGCCCGCGTCGAGCACACCTATCGGGACTCCGGGCTCGCCCTCGACGGCGCCAGCGAACTGGTCATCTCCCAGGCCCCGCAGGTCCTGGCGCCCGGCGGCACCGCGGCCATGCTGGCCTCGTGGGTCCATGTGGCGGGCCAGGATTGGCGCGCCCGGGTGTCGGACTGGCTGCCCGACCACGGCGTCGATGCCTGGATCGTGCAGCGCGATATCGCCGACCCGGGCCTGTACGTCGGCACCTGGCTGCGCGACGCCGGGCTCGATCCGCGCGACCCGCAGGCGCAGCGGGAGGCCGAGCGGTGGCTGGCCGCGTTCGAGGCCGCCGACGTCGAGGGCGTCGGCTTCGGATTCGTCTATCTCCGCGCCACCGACGACCCCACCGAACTGCTCGCCGAGGACCTGACGCACGGCTTCGACGACCCGCTGGGCGCCGAGGCGACCGCCTACTTCGAACGGTCGGCCTGGCTGCGCGCGGTCGCCGCGGACGACGACCTCGCCTGGTCGGCGCGCTTCACCGTGGACCCGGCGACCGCGCTGGAACGGGTGTATCTGCCCGGCGCGCAGGGCTGGGAGCAGCGGGTGGCCCGCCTGCACCGCGGCGACGGACCGCGCTGGCAGCACGAGATCGACGACGATATCGCGGCCCTGCTCGCGGGAATGCGCGCGGAGGGGCTGCCGTTGGAGGAGTTGGTCGAATTGCTCGCAATCGGCCGAACCGGCACCTCCGCCACCGCGGAGTTCCGCGCCGCCGCGCTGGACATCGTCACCGGACTGGTCGGGCACGGCCTCGTCCATCCGGTGCCTGCGGCCTGACGCCACATCACGATTCGGTTCTGCCGGGATAGCCGTCCGGCAACGAAGTTCCCGAAGGTGCACAATATACGCCCTTCTTAGGAACTTCTCAGATGGCAGTGACGAAAGCCGCAGCTCAGCAACGGTTTATGGATGTGGTGGCGGGGAACTTTCCCGGTGTCGGGTCCGTTGTTCGGAGTGAGACACCACCGACAGGAGGCAAGTCATGACAAGCCCCGCCACCACTGCAGTGCGCGCCAGCGATTCCGACCTCGACGCCCAGAGCCCCGCCGCCGACCTGGTACGCGTGTACCTGAACGGGATCGGCAAGACGGCGCTGCTCACGGCGGCCGACGAGGTCGAGCTGGCCAAGCGCATCGAGGCGGGCCTCTACGCCCAACACCTGTTGGAGACCGGGAAGCGACTGTCGGCCACTCGCAAGCGCGATCTGGCATTCCTCGTCCGGGACGGCCAGGCCGCCCGGCAGCATCTGCTCGAGGCCAACCTGCGGCTCGTGGTGTCGCTGGCCAAGCGCTACACCGGCCGCGGCATGCCGCTGCTGGACCTGATCCAGGAGGGCAACCTGGGCCTGATCCGGGCGATGGAGAAGTTCGACTACACCAAGGGCTTCAAGTTCTCCACCTACGCCACCTGGTGGATCCGGCAGGCCATCACCCGTGGCATGGCCGACCAGAGCCGCACCATCCGGCTCCCCGTCCACCTCGTCGAGCAGGTCAACAAGCTGGCCCGCATCAAGCGCGAGCTGCACCAGCAGCTCGGCCGCGAGGCCACCGACGACGAGCTGGCCAACGAGTCGGGCATCCCGGTCGACAAGATCGCCGACCTGCTCGACCACAGCCGCGACCCGGTCAGCCTGGACATGCCGGTCGGCAACGACGAAGAGGCCCCGCTGGGCGACTTCATCGAGGACTCCGAGGCCACCTCGGCCGAGAGTGCCGTCATCGCCGGTCTCATGCACCGCGACGTGCGCAGCGTGCTCGCCACCCTGGACGAGCGCGAGCAGCAGGTCATCCGGCTGCGCTTCGGCCTCGACGACGGCCAGCCGCGCACCCTGGACCAGATCGGCAAGCTGTTCGGCCTGTCCCGCGAGCGGGTCCGCCAGATCGAGCGCGAGGTCATGTCCAAGCTCCGCAAGGGCGAGCGGGCCGACCGCCTGCGCGCCTACGCCAGCTGATTCGACCGCTGCCCCAAGACGCTGGGCCGACCGGAACCCGGCCCAGCTCCTCTGTCGCACCGCCACGGTGGTTCGCCGCAGCCTGTGCGGCGGCCGCCGTGGCGGTGCGCGGACGGGGGCGCGTACGCGCCACACCGCTTGTGTTTCCGTTCGCCGCGCATCACGCTGGAATGACGCAGTGTGCTCGTCATGGTGGGTTCGGTGGTCATACCGGAGGCGCCGGCCGGCGGGCGCGCGTCCCGTCCCCTCCGGGTACTGCGCGAACCGGCCGGCGCCGGGTTGTGTTGTGCGCCTGGGCCGTTAGGATGGCCGCAGTCGTCGGGCGCGAAATCCCGCGTCGCGGCATCGGTGCACGGAGGGAAAGATCATGGCATCTAAGCTGGTTCGCATCACCGGTGTCGCGCTGGGCGGCGCGGCGGCCGTCGCACTCGGCGCCGGGCCCGCGGCGGCGAGCACCACGATGACCGTGACCGGCACCGCCGTGCAGGGCTGCCAGACACAGGTCACCGCCACGACCACCTCCAGCAACCCGATGAGCCTGGACTTCTACGACAACCTGGACTACCTGGGCCGCGTGCAGGTAACCAACCAGGGTGGCAGCATGCAGGCCAGCATCGCCTGGACCCCGAGCGCCCCGGGCGACCACATCATCAGCGCCGTCGCCATCGGTTCCTACATCGACCCCGCCGATGCCCTGAACCGCCTCACGGTACACGTATCCAACGGCATCAACCTCGGCTCGTCCTGCGTCCCCCTGGGCTGACCCGGCTCAATTCGTCGCCCCCGCACCCCAACCGGTCGCCCCCGCACCCCAACCGGTCGGCCCAACACCTCAACCCGTCGGCCCGACACGCTCTGAACTCGTCGACCCCGGCACGCTCTGAACTCGTCGACCCGGGCACGCTCTCAACCCGTCGACCCGGGCACGCTCTCAACCCGTCGACCCGGGCACGCTCTCAACCCGTCGGCCCCGGCACGCTTTTGGCCGGGGCATCCAACGTGATGGCCAGCCGCTCCAGCATGCCGGGCCAGCCGCCGCGCATGATCGTGCGGGACAGTTGCGAGGTCGGGTCGTCCGGGTCGAAGCCGGTGTGGGTGAACAGCATTCGGGTGCCGGTGCCCTCCGGGCGCAGCCGCCAGGTGATGACCCATCCGGTGTCGGTGTCGGCCTGCGCGTCGCTCCAGGACATGCTCAGGCGTTCGGGGGCGACGACTTCCAGGACCTCGCAGCGGATCTCGCCGGAGAAGCCGGTCTGCGGGACCGCCCGCCCTCGCATGTGGAAGACGGTGCCGACGACCGGTTCGAAGCCGGTGGACTGCATCATCCACTGCGCCATCAGTTCCGGTGTGGTCAGCGCCCGCCACACCTTGGCGGGCGGGTGCGGGTAGAAGTGGTCGAGTTCGATCGTGGTCGGGTCGTCGGTGGTCATGTGGTCTCCGTTCGGTGGTCGGCCTCGTCGGGCATGGCGTCGAGTACCTCGCCCAGATCACGCAGCCGGGCACGCCAGTAGCGTTCGAAGGGGTCGAGCCAGGACTGCAGGTCGTGCAGGGGCTGCGGTTCGACCCGGTAGTAGCGGAAGCGTCCGCGCTTCTCCTCTGTGACCAAGCCGCAGTCGCGCAACACCTTCAGGTGTTCGGACACGCTGGGCCGGGCCATGTCGAACCGCTCGGCGATGACCAGCACCGTCTGTTCCCCCTCCAGCAGCAGGTCGAGAATGTCGCGCCGGGTGGGGTTGGCGAGCGCCCCGAACACCAGGTCGGTACTGCTGGATTTCACGCGATGCGGCATCGCCCCTCCGATCTGTGACGTGGTCACGCCCCAGAATATAGGTAGGATTTCGCCTACCTGTCAACCGTAGGAGAAAACCTACCTTTTTCCGCCCCCTAGCATCGCTATATGAGTGATCTCGATCGTGCGGCGCCTGCGGTGGCCCGCGCACGCTTCCGGTCCGGCGGGTCGAGCGGGGTGACCAGCGGCATGTGCCTCGGCTTCGTGCAGGCCAATCTGGTGGTTCTTCCGGCGGAGGCGGCGGCGGAGTTCCGCGCCCTGTGCGCGGCCAACCCGCAGCCGCTGCCGCTGATCGAGGCGACCGCGCCCGGCGATCCCGAACCACGGTGTGCCGCACCGGGTTCGGACCTGCGCACCGATCTGCCGCGCTATCGCGTGTACCTGGACGGGGTGCTGGCGGCCGAGCCGACCGATGTGCGGGAGGTGTGGCCGGACGACGGTGTCGCCTTCCTGCTCGGCTGCAGCTTCACCGCCGAGGCGCGGCTGCTGGCGGCGGGCGTGCGGCTGCGGCATCAGGAGTCGGGCCGCAATGTGCCCATGTTCGTGACCCGGCTGACCTGTGTTCCGGCCGGGCGGTTTCACGGACCCGTGGTCGTGTCCATGCGGCCGATCCATCGCGACAGCGTCGCGACGGCACGGCGCGTCACCGCCGCACTTCCCCTGGCCCACGGCGCCCCGCTGCATATCGGCGACCCGGAGGCCATCGGCATCGCCGACCTCGCCCACCCCGACTTCGGTGATCCCATCGAGCCGGAGCCCGACGAGGTTCCGGTCTTCTGGGCCTGCGGGGTCACCCCGCAGGCCGTGATCATGGCGTCCCGGCCCGCGCTGGCTATTACGCACGCGCCGGGGCACATGTTCATCACCGACCTCGGCGACGACTCCTGATCGCTACCCCGAGTTACGCAGCGCCGTCGCCAAACCGTTCATGGTGAGCAGGATGCCGCGCTCGACCAGTTCCGAGTCGTCCCCGCCGCGGCGGCGGCGCAGCAGGTCGACCTGCATGCGGTTGAGCGGCTCCAGGTACGGGAAGCGGTTGCGGATGGATTCGGCGAGCGCGGGGTTGTCGGCCAGCAGCTGGTCGCTACCGGTGATCAGGCCGTGGGCGCGGACCGTGCGCTCGAACTCCTCGCGGATCATCCCGAAGATGGTGTCCCGCAACGCCGGATCCTCGACCAGCTGCGCGTAGTGGGCGGCGATGTCCATATCCGCCTTCGCCATCACCTGCGCCAGATTCGACATGACCGTGCGGAAGAACGGCCAGCGCCGGTACAGATCCGACAGGACGGCCAGCCGCGACTCGTCCTCACCCAGCCACTGCTCGATCGCGGTGCCGGTGCCGTACCAGCCGGGCAGCATCACCCGGGACTGGCTCCACGCCATCACCCACGGGATCGCGCGCAGGTCGCTCACGGAATTGGTGGGTTTGCGCGAGGCCGGGCGGCTACCCAGATTGAGGTCGGCGACCTCCGCGATCGGGGTGGAGGCGCGGAAGTACTCGACGAATCCCGGGGTTTCGTGCACCAGCCGCGCATAGGCCCGCCGGGCCAGCTCGGCCAGCTCGTCGAAGATCTCGTAGGCGGCGTCGGCGCCGACGCCC from Nocardia terpenica includes the following:
- a CDS encoding sigma-70 family RNA polymerase sigma factor; the protein is MTSPATTAVRASDSDLDAQSPAADLVRVYLNGIGKTALLTAADEVELAKRIEAGLYAQHLLETGKRLSATRKRDLAFLVRDGQAARQHLLEANLRLVVSLAKRYTGRGMPLLDLIQEGNLGLIRAMEKFDYTKGFKFSTYATWWIRQAITRGMADQSRTIRLPVHLVEQVNKLARIKRELHQQLGREATDDELANESGIPVDKIADLLDHSRDPVSLDMPVGNDEEAPLGDFIEDSEATSAESAVIAGLMHRDVRSVLATLDEREQQVIRLRFGLDDGQPRTLDQIGKLFGLSRERVRQIEREVMSKLRKGERADRLRAYAS
- a CDS encoding SRPBCC family protein translates to MTTDDPTTIELDHFYPHPPAKVWRALTTPELMAQWMMQSTGFEPVVGTVFHMRGRAVPQTGFSGEIRCEVLEVVAPERLSMSWSDAQADTDTGWVITWRLRPEGTGTRMLFTHTGFDPDDPTSQLSRTIMRGGWPGMLERLAITLDAPAKSVPGPTG
- a CDS encoding ArsR/SmtB family transcription factor, with the translated sequence MTTSQIGGAMPHRVKSSSTDLVFGALANPTRRDILDLLLEGEQTVLVIAERFDMARPSVSEHLKVLRDCGLVTEEKRGRFRYYRVEPQPLHDLQSWLDPFERYWRARLRDLGEVLDAMPDEADHRTETT
- a CDS encoding putative hydro-lyase; protein product: MSDLDRAAPAVARARFRSGGSSGVTSGMCLGFVQANLVVLPAEAAAEFRALCAANPQPLPLIEATAPGDPEPRCAAPGSDLRTDLPRYRVYLDGVLAAEPTDVREVWPDDGVAFLLGCSFTAEARLLAAGVRLRHQESGRNVPMFVTRLTCVPAGRFHGPVVVSMRPIHRDSVATARRVTAALPLAHGAPLHIGDPEAIGIADLAHPDFGDPIEPEPDEVPVFWACGVTPQAVIMASRPALAITHAPGHMFITDLGDDS